A genomic segment from Streptomyces sp. NBC_01233 encodes:
- a CDS encoding IS630 family transposase — MTSAAGASVPRRGPKLEPLLLSADERAALERWTRRATSAQALALRAGIVLACAGPEVPPIVAVARDLRVTADTVRKWRRRFLADRLDGLVDEPRPGRPPTISVDQVENVVVTTLEELPKNATHWSRKSMADRSGLSKSTVGRIWRKFQLKPHLTDTFKLSTDPLFVEKVYDVVGLYFNPPEGAVVLSVDEKSQIQALDRSQPVLPIMPGMPERRTHDYVRNGLTTLFAAFDVATGEVISALHRRHRAAEFKKFLIRIDKEVPAHLQVHLIVDNYGTHKTPAIRAWLAKHPRFQLHFTPTGSSWINQVERWFGFLADQMIRRGAHKNVQALEADIRKWVKNWNEDPKPFIWTKTAEEILDSLARFCRRISGAGH, encoded by the coding sequence GTGACTTCTGCTGCTGGTGCGTCTGTTCCTCGTCGGGGCCCGAAGCTGGAGCCGTTGCTGCTCTCTGCTGATGAGCGGGCGGCGTTGGAGCGGTGGACTCGTCGGGCGACATCGGCCCAGGCTCTGGCCCTGCGTGCTGGGATTGTGCTGGCGTGCGCCGGGCCGGAGGTGCCGCCGATCGTCGCGGTCGCACGGGATCTGCGGGTGACCGCGGACACGGTCCGCAAGTGGCGGCGACGGTTCCTGGCCGACCGGCTGGACGGGCTGGTCGACGAGCCCCGGCCCGGCCGGCCGCCCACCATCAGCGTCGACCAGGTGGAGAACGTCGTGGTCACGACACTGGAGGAACTCCCGAAGAACGCCACGCACTGGTCGCGCAAGTCGATGGCGGACCGCAGTGGCCTGTCGAAGTCGACGGTCGGCCGGATCTGGCGGAAGTTCCAGCTCAAGCCGCACCTGACGGACACGTTCAAGCTGTCGACGGACCCATTGTTCGTGGAGAAGGTCTACGACGTCGTCGGCCTGTACTTCAACCCGCCCGAGGGCGCGGTGGTGCTCTCGGTGGACGAGAAATCCCAGATCCAGGCCCTGGACCGGTCCCAGCCGGTCCTGCCGATAATGCCCGGCATGCCCGAGCGACGAACCCATGACTACGTCCGCAACGGCCTGACCACCTTGTTCGCTGCGTTCGATGTTGCCACTGGTGAGGTCATCAGTGCCCTGCACCGCCGACACCGGGCTGCCGAGTTCAAGAAGTTCCTGATCAGGATCGACAAAGAGGTGCCCGCGCATCTCCAGGTCCACCTGATCGTGGACAACTACGGCACCCACAAGACCCCGGCGATCAGGGCATGGCTGGCCAAACACCCCCGGTTCCAGCTGCACTTCACCCCGACCGGCTCCTCGTGGATCAACCAGGTCGAGCGGTGGTTCGGCTTCCTGGCCGACCAGATGATCCGCCGCGGCGCACACAAGAACGTCCAGGCCCTCGAAGCCGACATCCGCAAATGGGTCAAGAACTGGAACGAAGACCCCAAGCCGTTCATCTGGACCAAGACAGCCGAGGAGATCCTCGACTCCCTAGCCCGTTTCTGCCGACGAATCTCCGGCGCAGGACACTAG
- a CDS encoding glycosyltransferase family 2 protein encodes MTFHHLPQPPSDEELYWYFGPQRRWVLVATSLAFVFTAATMFTFALRTPALWAFLAVLGLNLVALALSSVNSLRQRRLTRQSHEVLVHAWQPAALPGVDLYLPTCGEPLPVLANAYRAVAEVDWPGEALTVWILDDADRPEVAALASSYGYEYVVRPDRGHLKKAGNLNHALALSGAEFIAILDADFAPRADFLRHLVPYLADPAVGIVQSPQCFDTDESMGWIQRAAGSAQEWFFRWIQPSRDASDAAICCGSNAVYRRSAIDLAGGFARLDHSEDLYTGLALHAQGFRTLYVPVLVAKGTSPDHVTAFVNQQYRWAMGNLHLLGAPVLGRMRAPWRMRLCFYEGIVGYLTTAVNTFAAPLPPLVMMFWYPDRIRPWHVLPLLAPLWLWHVLLPRISRTRWRVEVIRANVLTSVAAATAFLHTLRGRSAAWVPTGTRSAAAPGGMARRGVAVSLVWLVLSNGAAAAGLALAVARNGWEPNWGLLLYLLVQCQINVPLVRDLLAELHPAAGPLRARVRAALRPRGGMLPRRWPETVAASAVLLLTGLLASGWVDPMLPWLG; translated from the coding sequence ATGACCTTTCATCATCTTCCGCAGCCACCTTCCGACGAAGAGCTCTACTGGTACTTCGGACCGCAACGCCGCTGGGTCCTGGTCGCCACCTCGCTCGCCTTCGTGTTCACGGCGGCGACCATGTTCACCTTCGCCCTGCGCACACCGGCGCTCTGGGCCTTCCTCGCCGTCCTCGGCCTCAACCTCGTGGCCCTGGCGCTCTCTTCCGTCAACAGCCTGCGCCAGCGCCGGCTCACCCGGCAGTCGCACGAGGTGCTCGTCCACGCCTGGCAGCCCGCCGCCCTGCCCGGCGTCGATCTGTACCTGCCGACGTGCGGCGAGCCGCTCCCCGTCCTGGCCAACGCCTACCGTGCGGTGGCGGAAGTCGACTGGCCCGGCGAGGCGTTGACCGTCTGGATCCTGGACGACGCCGACCGGCCCGAGGTCGCCGCGCTGGCCTCCTCGTACGGCTACGAGTACGTCGTGCGTCCCGACCGGGGGCACCTGAAGAAGGCCGGCAACCTCAACCACGCGCTCGCCCTGAGCGGCGCCGAGTTCATCGCGATCCTGGACGCGGACTTCGCGCCCAGGGCGGACTTCCTGCGCCATCTCGTCCCGTACCTGGCCGACCCCGCCGTCGGCATCGTGCAGAGCCCGCAGTGCTTCGACACGGACGAGTCCATGGGCTGGATCCAGCGCGCCGCCGGCTCCGCCCAGGAGTGGTTCTTCCGGTGGATCCAGCCGTCCCGGGACGCCAGCGACGCCGCCATCTGCTGCGGTAGCAACGCCGTCTACCGGCGCAGTGCGATCGACCTGGCCGGCGGCTTCGCCCGGCTCGACCACAGCGAGGACCTCTACACCGGACTCGCCCTCCACGCGCAGGGGTTCCGCACCCTGTACGTACCGGTGCTGGTCGCCAAGGGCACCTCCCCCGACCACGTCACCGCCTTCGTCAACCAGCAGTACCGGTGGGCGATGGGCAACCTCCACCTGCTCGGCGCGCCCGTGCTGGGACGGATGCGTGCGCCCTGGCGGATGCGGCTGTGCTTCTACGAGGGGATCGTCGGTTACCTGACCACGGCGGTGAACACCTTTGCGGCGCCCCTGCCGCCGCTGGTGATGATGTTCTGGTACCCGGACCGCATCCGGCCCTGGCACGTGCTGCCGCTGCTCGCCCCGCTGTGGCTCTGGCACGTGCTGCTGCCCCGGATCAGCCGGACCCGCTGGCGTGTGGAGGTGATCCGGGCGAACGTCCTGACGAGCGTGGCCGCCGCGACGGCGTTCCTGCACACGCTGCGGGGCCGCAGCGCCGCCTGGGTCCCCACCGGCACGCGGAGCGCGGCGGCTCCGGGCGGGATGGCCCGCCGGGGGGTGGCCGTCTCACTGGTCTGGCTCGTCCTCTCCAACGGCGCGGCCGCCGCGGGACTCGCGCTGGCCGTGGCCCGCAACGGCTGGGAGCCCAACTGGGGCCTCCTCCTCTACCTCCTGGTGCAGTGCCAGATCAACGTTCCGCTGGTCCGGGACCTGCTGGCCGAGCTGCACCCGGCGGCCGGACCGCTGCGCGCACGCGTTCGGGCCGCCCTGCGCCCCCGAGGCGGCATGCTGCCGCGCCGCTGGCCCGAGACCGTCGCCGCGTCCGCCGTCCTCCTGCTCACCGGCCTGCTGGCCTCGGGGTGGGTCGACCCGATGCTTCCCTGGCTGGGCTGA
- a CDS encoding acyltransferase family protein produces the protein MSFLLTPGRQSPAAPPSGSRSGVESGPSPHRSAFRPDIEGLRAVAVLSVLAFHAGIPWATGGFVGVDVFFAISGYLITGLLVREAITTGRIRLGDFFSRRARRLLPSAAVVLGAVAVAGAWLTVPLRRTDVEHDVVAAALSVANWRFVSQQTDYLAARHDQSPLLHFWSLAVEEQFYLFWAPLLAVLVLCTARAVRRGRAVRHVVVLVAAPLTLASFALALHWTRHSVSLAYLGTPSRVWQFGVGALLALLPWHLMRGPRPLRLLCGWAGAAAIGWCVVSYDAATPYPGFAALVPTLATAAVILAAVPGRGERNAPGTYEIGRLLAGRAPRAVGRLSYNLYLWHWPVLVLAEARTGPLGWPAKTALTLAAVLPALATARWVEQPLRRSRTVSELPRRGLSVGVTAIVLPVVLALVAGTTTLHLLGPATPVDPKGLPPGAASGPTLLARTSGTPLTDGPVVPSPLQARADFPPDGACEVAPAETRSPDCLFGAVDSPDRIVLLGDSHAGQWLSPMLALAAGRGWALQELVKQGCPLPELAVDSPQLGRAYRECDTWRADTLERLRQQPKPRLIVIASLNRYTADPKLLAEGWEKTLRQLSALGAPIVYVEDTPVPGTDVPACVSGSPESAGACAFSRKDALPPDPLAGRISSGALQGVRSVSVNPVLCPGDGPTCPAVLDRILLYRDDAHLTNVAAVVLTNRLERLLTEAGALPAPAASATPPPGANGWKQLLRDDFDGPAGSPPSAAHWIHDLGTCYPGCPAPQWGTGEIETMTDSTDNVRLDGKGALEIVPTRKDGQWSSGRIETRRSDFAPPPGGILRIEASIALPEVTGAKAAGYWPAFWTLGAPLRDGFTGWPGVEELDVMESVNGRDTVFAAMHCGVLEGGPCEEPVGLTSGRQPCSGCRTAFHSYAVEVDLAPGAEEVRWYLDGRVYHRVTAGRMDAGTWQRAVDHGLFLILNVAVGGKLPLADGATVGPATEPGHPMRVDHVTVSARERGA, from the coding sequence ATGTCCTTCCTCCTCACGCCCGGCCGGCAGAGCCCTGCCGCGCCCCCGTCCGGATCCCGTTCCGGCGTCGAGTCCGGGCCCAGCCCGCACCGGTCCGCCTTCCGGCCCGACATCGAAGGTCTGCGCGCGGTCGCCGTCCTCTCGGTCCTCGCCTTCCACGCCGGGATCCCCTGGGCGACCGGCGGCTTCGTCGGCGTGGACGTCTTCTTCGCCATCTCCGGCTACCTGATCACGGGTCTGCTGGTCCGCGAGGCGATCACCACCGGCCGGATCCGGCTCGGCGACTTCTTCTCCCGGCGCGCCCGACGGCTGCTGCCCTCGGCCGCCGTGGTGCTCGGCGCGGTGGCGGTCGCCGGAGCCTGGCTGACCGTACCGCTGCGCCGCACCGACGTGGAGCACGACGTCGTCGCGGCGGCGCTGTCCGTCGCCAACTGGCGGTTCGTGTCGCAGCAGACCGACTACCTCGCCGCCCGGCACGACCAGAGCCCGCTGCTCCACTTCTGGTCCCTCGCCGTCGAGGAGCAGTTCTACCTGTTCTGGGCCCCGCTGCTGGCGGTGCTCGTGCTCTGCACGGCCCGGGCGGTACGCCGGGGCCGGGCCGTCCGCCACGTCGTGGTGCTGGTCGCCGCGCCGCTGACCCTCGCGTCGTTCGCCCTGGCCCTGCACTGGACGCGGCACTCCGTGTCCCTCGCCTACCTCGGAACGCCCTCGCGCGTCTGGCAGTTCGGCGTCGGCGCCCTGCTCGCCCTGCTGCCCTGGCACCTGATGCGCGGGCCGAGACCGCTGCGGCTGCTGTGCGGCTGGGCCGGGGCCGCCGCGATCGGCTGGTGCGTCGTGTCGTACGACGCCGCGACCCCCTACCCCGGTTTTGCGGCGCTCGTGCCGACGCTGGCCACCGCCGCCGTGATCCTCGCCGCGGTACCCGGCCGGGGCGAGCGGAACGCCCCGGGCACCTACGAGATCGGGCGGTTGCTGGCGGGGCGGGCCCCCCGGGCCGTCGGGCGGCTCTCGTACAACCTGTACCTGTGGCACTGGCCGGTCCTCGTGCTCGCCGAGGCCCGGACCGGCCCGCTCGGCTGGCCCGCGAAGACCGCGCTGACGCTGGCCGCCGTGCTGCCCGCGCTCGCCACTGCGCGCTGGGTCGAGCAGCCGTTGCGCCGCAGCCGTACGGTCTCCGAACTCCCCCGCCGCGGACTGTCGGTGGGCGTCACAGCCATCGTGCTGCCGGTCGTCCTCGCACTGGTGGCGGGCACCACGACCCTGCACCTGCTCGGCCCGGCCACCCCGGTCGACCCGAAGGGGCTGCCCCCGGGCGCCGCCTCGGGCCCCACCCTGCTCGCCCGGACCTCCGGCACCCCGCTCACGGACGGCCCGGTGGTGCCGAGCCCGCTCCAGGCGCGCGCGGACTTCCCGCCGGACGGGGCCTGCGAGGTCGCCCCGGCCGAAACCCGCAGTCCGGACTGCCTGTTCGGCGCCGTGGACAGCCCGGACCGGATCGTGCTGCTCGGCGATTCGCACGCCGGGCAGTGGCTCTCCCCGATGCTGGCGCTGGCCGCCGGACGGGGCTGGGCGCTGCAGGAACTGGTGAAGCAGGGCTGCCCGCTGCCGGAGCTGGCGGTGGACAGCCCCCAGCTCGGCCGCGCCTACCGGGAGTGCGACACCTGGCGGGCGGACACGCTGGAGAGGCTGAGGCAGCAGCCGAAGCCCCGGCTCATCGTGATCGCCTCCCTCAACCGCTACACCGCGGACCCGAAGCTCCTGGCCGAGGGCTGGGAGAAGACGCTGCGGCAGCTCAGCGCGCTGGGCGCGCCGATCGTCTACGTCGAGGACACCCCCGTACCCGGTACGGACGTCCCGGCGTGCGTCTCCGGCAGCCCCGAGTCCGCCGGCGCCTGCGCGTTCAGCCGGAAGGACGCCCTGCCGCCCGATCCGCTGGCCGGACGGATCTCCTCCGGCGCACTGCAGGGCGTACGGAGCGTCAGCGTGAACCCGGTCCTGTGTCCGGGCGACGGGCCGACCTGCCCGGCCGTGCTCGACCGGATCCTGCTCTACCGGGACGACGCCCACCTGACCAACGTGGCGGCCGTCGTCCTGACCAACCGGCTGGAGCGGCTGCTCACGGAGGCCGGGGCGCTGCCCGCTCCGGCCGCGTCCGCGACGCCGCCGCCCGGCGCGAACGGGTGGAAGCAGCTGCTGCGGGACGACTTCGACGGCCCGGCGGGCAGTCCCCCGTCGGCCGCCCACTGGATCCACGACCTCGGCACCTGCTATCCGGGCTGCCCGGCGCCGCAGTGGGGCACCGGCGAGATCGAAACGATGACGGACTCGACCGACAACGTGCGCCTCGACGGGAAGGGTGCGCTGGAGATCGTCCCGACCCGCAAGGACGGGCAGTGGAGTTCGGGGCGCATCGAGACGCGGCGCTCCGACTTCGCGCCTCCGCCCGGCGGGATCCTGCGGATCGAGGCGTCGATCGCCCTGCCGGAGGTGACCGGCGCGAAGGCGGCGGGCTACTGGCCGGCGTTCTGGACCCTGGGGGCACCGCTGCGCGACGGGTTCACGGGGTGGCCGGGGGTCGAAGAGCTCGACGTCATGGAGTCCGTCAACGGGCGGGACACCGTCTTCGCCGCGATGCACTGCGGTGTCCTCGAAGGCGGCCCGTGCGAGGAGCCGGTGGGCCTGACCTCCGGTCGGCAGCCCTGCTCCGGCTGCCGGACGGCGTTCCACTCGTACGCCGTCGAGGTCGACCTCGCTCCCGGCGCGGAGGAGGTGCGCTGGTACCTGGACGGCCGTGTGTACCACCGGGTGACGGCCGGCCGGATGGACGCCGGGACGTGGCAGCGGGCCGTGGACCACGGGCTGTTCCTGATCCTCAACGTGGCCGTCGGAGGCAAGCTCCCGCTCGCCGACGGCGCGACCGTCGGCCCCGCCACCGAACCGGGCCATCCGATGCGGGTCGACCACGTCACCGTGTCGGCCCGGGAGAGGGGCGCATAG
- a CDS encoding subtilase-type protease inhibitor: MRHRIAAASAAAVLSLIGATGSAAAQPAGLYAPSAMVFTVAQGDDDASTVVRASTLSCAPTASGTHPDPGSACAALNSTDGALDRLLASPDPDRACPMHYAPVTVTADGVWKGSRVAWKHTFSNSCVMSATLNGNAVFAF; the protein is encoded by the coding sequence GTGCGTCACCGCATCGCAGCTGCCTCCGCCGCTGCAGTCCTCAGCCTGATCGGAGCCACCGGAAGCGCGGCGGCCCAGCCCGCCGGCCTGTACGCCCCGTCCGCGATGGTGTTCACCGTCGCGCAGGGCGACGACGACGCGTCGACCGTCGTCCGGGCATCCACCCTCAGCTGTGCGCCGACCGCCTCGGGCACCCACCCCGACCCCGGCTCGGCCTGCGCGGCCCTGAACTCCACCGACGGCGCACTCGACCGCCTGCTGGCGTCCCCGGACCCGGACCGGGCGTGCCCGATGCACTACGCCCCGGTCACCGTCACGGCCGATGGCGTGTGGAAGGGCAGCCGCGTCGCCTGGAAGCACACCTTCTCCAACAGCTGCGTGATGTCCGCGACCCTGAACGGCAACGCCGTCTTCGCGTTCTGA
- a CDS encoding lamin tail domain-containing protein: protein MSASLATRRALSAALAAVALVGAAALPATADDHRRDRNSHSSLVIGDVQYDSPARNDRSNRALNREWVEVKNTGRRSVDLRGFTLTDKQGNRYRFANLRLDGRSSVKVHTGQGRDTHRDVYQDRRHQIWNERDTATLRDNRGNVVDTESWGRGGHHQPRR, encoded by the coding sequence ATGTCTGCTTCTCTCGCCACCCGCCGCGCCCTCTCCGCGGCCCTGGCCGCCGTCGCCCTGGTCGGCGCCGCTGCCCTGCCGGCCACCGCCGACGACCACCGACGCGACCGGAACTCGCATTCCTCCCTCGTCATCGGCGACGTCCAGTACGACAGCCCGGCCCGCAACGACCGCTCCAACCGCGCGCTGAACAGGGAATGGGTCGAGGTCAAGAACACCGGCCGCCGCAGCGTCGACCTGCGCGGCTTCACCCTCACCGACAAGCAGGGCAACCGCTACCGCTTCGCCAACCTCCGCCTGGACGGCCGCTCCAGCGTCAAGGTCCACACCGGGCAGGGCCGCGACACCCACCGCGACGTCTACCAGGACCGCCGCCACCAGATCTGGAACGAGCGCGACACCGCCACCCTCCGCGACAACCGCGGCAACGTCGTCGACACCGAGTCCTGGGGCCGCGGCGGCCACCACCAGCCCCGCCGCTGA
- a CDS encoding alkene reductase, with amino-acid sequence MASAFEPVRIAGSTLSNRIALAPMTRSRAGEGGVATALVAEYYTQRASAGLIISEGIQPSVVGQGYPFTPGLHSAEQVAAWREVTDSVHAAGGRIFAQLMHSGRIGHPSLLPDGLVPVAPSAVAAQGQLFTGEGMKDFVTPHELTGAEVRATVAAFAEAARNAVEAGFDGVELHGANGYLIHQFLAPGSNLRTDEWGGPVEYRIRFAVEVVKAVAAAIGAERTALRISPGNTYNDISEPDPQPAYEALVKEIDGLGLAYLHVLEPTPETRETTLALRKQFSGLLVLNPATEGPTDHRALGLIEDGTADLLAFGALFLANPDLPDRLRTEGPYNTPDPATFFGGDARGYTDYPAR; translated from the coding sequence ATGGCCAGCGCTTTCGAACCGGTTCGCATCGCCGGCTCCACCCTCTCCAACCGCATCGCCCTGGCGCCGATGACCCGCAGTCGTGCAGGTGAGGGAGGTGTCGCGACCGCCCTCGTCGCCGAGTACTACACGCAGCGCGCCTCGGCCGGTCTGATCATCAGCGAGGGGATCCAGCCCTCCGTCGTCGGCCAGGGCTACCCCTTCACTCCCGGCCTGCACAGCGCCGAGCAGGTCGCGGCCTGGCGTGAGGTCACCGACTCCGTGCACGCGGCCGGCGGCCGGATCTTCGCCCAGCTGATGCACTCCGGCCGGATCGGCCACCCGTCGCTGCTGCCCGACGGCCTCGTCCCGGTGGCCCCGTCGGCGGTCGCCGCCCAGGGGCAGCTGTTCACCGGCGAAGGCATGAAGGACTTCGTGACCCCGCACGAGCTGACCGGAGCCGAGGTACGGGCGACCGTCGCCGCCTTCGCAGAGGCAGCCCGCAACGCGGTGGAGGCCGGCTTCGACGGGGTGGAACTGCACGGGGCCAACGGCTATCTGATCCACCAGTTCCTGGCCCCCGGTTCGAACCTGCGCACCGACGAGTGGGGCGGCCCGGTCGAGTACCGGATCCGCTTCGCGGTGGAGGTGGTCAAGGCGGTCGCCGCCGCGATCGGCGCCGAGCGCACTGCGCTGCGCATCTCGCCCGGGAACACGTACAACGACATCTCCGAGCCCGACCCGCAGCCCGCCTACGAGGCGCTGGTCAAGGAGATCGACGGGCTCGGGCTGGCCTACCTGCACGTGCTGGAGCCCACCCCCGAGACCCGTGAGACCACCCTCGCCCTGCGCAAGCAGTTCTCCGGGCTGCTCGTGCTGAACCCGGCGACCGAGGGCCCCACCGACCACCGGGCCCTCGGGCTGATCGAGGACGGCACCGCCGATCTCCTCGCGTTCGGCGCCCTCTTCCTGGCCAACCCCGACCTGCCGGACCGCCTGCGCACCGAAGGTCCGTACAACACCCCGGACCCGGCCACCTTCTTCGGGGGCGACGCCCGCGGCTACACGGACTACCCGGCCCGCTAG
- a CDS encoding MarR family winged helix-turn-helix transcriptional regulator: protein MTAEAAQEPRTTSQCTAAPSAVLDGPVSHAISRVARLHRIAAGRALRDLGLHPGQEFLMMHLWDNGAVRQSELIKAVGLDPSTVTKMLQRLEQAGHVRRRPDPSDRRASLVEATDASCGLLLEVRKAWGELERQTLDGLDDAERTELARLLGKVETALYTELTRSCAAEYGEPHKGPGAC, encoded by the coding sequence ATGACTGCGGAAGCCGCTCAGGAACCGCGCACCACCTCGCAGTGCACGGCGGCGCCCAGCGCCGTGCTGGACGGGCCGGTGAGTCATGCGATCAGCCGGGTCGCCCGTCTCCACCGGATCGCGGCGGGCCGCGCCCTGCGGGACCTGGGGCTGCACCCGGGGCAGGAGTTCCTGATGATGCACCTGTGGGACAACGGGGCCGTGCGCCAGTCCGAGCTGATCAAGGCGGTCGGCCTCGACCCCTCCACGGTGACCAAGATGCTCCAGCGCCTCGAACAAGCCGGCCACGTCCGTCGCCGCCCCGACCCGTCGGACCGGCGCGCCTCCCTGGTCGAGGCGACGGACGCCAGCTGCGGGCTCCTGCTCGAGGTCCGCAAGGCGTGGGGCGAACTGGAGCGCCAGACCCTGGACGGCCTCGACGACGCCGAACGCACCGAACTGGCCCGCCTGCTGGGCAAGGTGGAGACCGCCCTGTACACGGAGCTCACCCGGAGCTGCGCCGCCGAGTACGGGGAGCCGCACAAGGGACCGGGCGCCTGCTAG
- a CDS encoding DUF6193 family natural product biosynthesis protein encodes MPEEHTDAQPEDPLRAYAEFYPEVVRAGSLRHALQAAADRAGYGFAIALMSPPRWRHVVARARSGNRSVIVSMTLGRRSFAVNCRADGTHMARGGTADLSEAAGALHSWLQGLSVPDLTAQWPFLRSGEPSGAGEPGDAVPVRWRRLRASAAGPLYAPLYELVEAAFTEPRLRALSPGTSHDWLRFGRRATGPLCTDLPMARAIGNGRYRVRTHEGRVHETTGTTETIARILDGLPENAEPGPLEPGPS; translated from the coding sequence ATGCCCGAGGAACACACCGATGCGCAGCCGGAGGATCCGCTGCGCGCGTACGCGGAGTTCTACCCCGAGGTCGTCCGGGCCGGATCCCTACGGCATGCGCTGCAGGCGGCAGCGGACCGTGCGGGGTACGGATTCGCGATCGCACTCATGTCACCGCCCCGCTGGCGGCACGTCGTTGCGCGGGCCCGGAGCGGCAACCGGTCCGTGATCGTCTCGATGACCCTCGGCCGGCGGAGTTTCGCCGTCAACTGCCGTGCCGACGGGACCCACATGGCCCGGGGCGGCACCGCGGACCTGTCCGAGGCCGCCGGCGCCCTGCATTCCTGGCTACAGGGGCTGAGCGTGCCCGACCTCACCGCGCAGTGGCCCTTCCTCAGGTCCGGGGAGCCGTCCGGGGCCGGGGAGCCCGGCGACGCGGTGCCGGTCCGGTGGCGGCGGTTGCGTGCTTCGGCTGCCGGCCCGCTGTACGCCCCGCTGTACGAACTCGTCGAGGCCGCCTTCACCGAACCGCGCCTGCGGGCCCTGTCTCCCGGCACCAGCCATGACTGGCTCCGCTTCGGCCGCCGCGCCACCGGTCCCCTCTGCACCGACCTGCCGATGGCCCGGGCGATCGGGAACGGCCGCTACCGCGTGCGGACGCACGAGGGCCGGGTGCACGAAACCACCGGCACGACCGAAACCATCGCCCGCATCCTCGACGGCCTGCCCGAGAACGCGGAGCCCGGCCCCTTGGAACCCGGGCCGAGTTGA
- a CDS encoding cytochrome P450 family protein, with product MTGTSEDVSLAQPFGESFSRDPHAVYAELRAAGSVHRVALPDGSPVWLVTHEADVRAGLSDQRLSVNKRHSSTGFSGFSLPPALDRNLLNIDPDDHLRLRRLVAKGFTARHVEVLRDSIGAAVDGQVAQLAAEIADNGEADLVAGFARPLPLRVIGALLDIPAGDQERFAAWVSTMLSPRSREGLVQAIGDIHRFLVDLVALRRAAPRDDLLSSLIAARDEEDRLTEDELVSLAFLILGAGSENVQHVISAGVLTLVEHPEQLAELRARPARMADAVEELLRYTSPNQTAIRRFPTGAVEIGGVRIPAGDTVLFSLASAHRDPARYPEPDRFDIDRADKAHLALGHGMHYCLGAPLARLQLTLALGSLVERLPHLRLARPADRLRWHSTFRFRALQDLPVTTLP from the coding sequence ATGACCGGAACATCTGAAGACGTCTCCCTGGCCCAGCCGTTCGGGGAGTCGTTCTCACGCGACCCCCACGCGGTCTACGCGGAACTGCGCGCCGCGGGGTCGGTGCACCGGGTGGCACTGCCGGACGGTTCGCCGGTGTGGCTGGTGACCCACGAGGCGGACGTGCGCGCCGGGTTGTCCGACCAGCGCCTGTCGGTCAACAAGAGGCATTCGTCCACCGGTTTCAGCGGCTTCTCGCTCCCGCCCGCGCTCGACCGCAATCTGCTGAACATCGACCCGGACGACCACCTGCGCCTTCGCCGACTGGTCGCGAAGGGGTTCACGGCCCGGCACGTCGAGGTGCTCCGCGACAGCATCGGGGCAGCCGTCGACGGCCAGGTCGCGCAGCTCGCGGCCGAGATCGCGGACAACGGCGAGGCGGACCTGGTGGCCGGGTTCGCCAGACCACTGCCGCTACGCGTCATCGGCGCCCTGCTCGACATTCCCGCCGGCGACCAGGAGCGCTTCGCCGCCTGGGTCTCCACCATGCTCAGCCCGCGCTCCCGCGAGGGCCTCGTCCAGGCCATCGGTGACATCCACCGGTTCCTCGTCGACCTCGTGGCCCTGCGGCGCGCCGCCCCCCGTGACGACCTGCTGTCGAGCCTGATCGCGGCGCGCGACGAGGAGGACCGGCTCACCGAGGACGAACTCGTCTCGCTCGCCTTCCTGATCCTCGGGGCCGGCAGCGAGAACGTCCAGCACGTCATCAGCGCCGGCGTGCTCACGCTCGTCGAGCACCCGGAGCAGCTGGCCGAACTGCGGGCACGGCCAGCGCGCATGGCGGACGCGGTCGAGGAACTCCTGCGGTACACCAGCCCCAACCAGACCGCGATCCGCCGCTTCCCCACCGGAGCCGTCGAGATCGGCGGCGTACGGATACCGGCCGGGGACACCGTCCTCTTCAGCCTGGCCTCCGCGCACCGGGACCCGGCCCGCTACCCGGAACCCGACCGTTTCGACATCGACCGGGCCGACAAGGCCCACCTCGCCCTCGGCCACGGCATGCACTACTGCCTCGGAGCGCCCCTGGCCCGGCTCCAGCTCACCCTGGCCCTCGGCTCGCTCGTCGAACGGCTCCCCCACCTCAGGCTCGCCCGCCCTGCGGACCGGCTCCGGTGGCACAGCACCTTCCGGTTCCGCGCCCTGCAGGACCTGCCGGTCACCACCCTCCCCTGA